The Rhododendron vialii isolate Sample 1 chromosome 8a, ASM3025357v1 genome has a window encoding:
- the LOC131335822 gene encoding annexin D5-like, whose amino-acid sequence MFSPDLKRALLLWMDDPASRDAKIVKRALSKNLITVAIEVICSRTPSQLEELKKVYRTMFTTYLDEDIDQSHANGDNKKLLAAYAGAIRSESSKVDAVMVDKDAKDLFKVGQWRFGTIEETFIRIFSERSGAHLVAINSAYCKMYVNSLKKAIKKETSSKFKCALLTILKCAENPGKYYAKALHKAMVGLGTDDETLTRIIVSRAEVDIEKIKTEYHKKYGKSLSDDVRSDTSGQYRAFLLSLLNPNA is encoded by the exons ATGTTTAGTCCTGATCTTAAG AGAGCACTCTTACTTTGGATGGATGATCCGGCAAGCCGTGACGCAAAAATAGTGAAACGTGCTTTAAGTAAAAACCTCATTACTGTTGCAATTGAAGTAATATGTTCTCGTACTCCATCCCAACTTGAAGAGCTGAAAAAGGTTTATCGTACAATGTTCACGACTTACCTTGATGAGGATATAGATCAATCTCATGCAAACGGCGACAATAAAAAg ttGTTGGCCGCATATGCAGGTGCAATACGCTCAGAAAGCTCAAAAGTAGATGCAGTGATGGTAGATAAAGATGCCAAAGACCTCTTTAAAGTTGGGCAGTGGAGATTCGGAACTATTGAGGAGACTTTTATTCGCATATTCAGTGAAAGAAGTGGTGCTCATTTGGTTGCGATTAATTCTGCGTATTGCAAAATGTATGTGAATTCATTGAAAAAG GCTATAAAGAAGGAAACATCTTCGAAATTCAAGTGTGCGcttttgacaattttaaaatgTGCTGAGAATCCTGGAAAATACTATGCCAAG GCATTGCATAAGGCGATGGTCGGCCTTGGAACTGATGATGAAACACTCACTAGGATTATTGTGTCAAGGGCTGAAGTTGATATTGAGAAAATAAAGACAGAGTACCACAAAAAATATGGGAAATCATTGAGTGACGATGTTCGTTCAGATACTTCTGGACAATACAGAGCATTTCTTCTCTCGCTTTTAAACCCCAATGCCTAG